AAGCGCTACACGCTCTGGGTCGTGATGGAGCTCATGGACGCGGGCTCGTGCCTCGGTCTCTTGCGGCGTGTCGGGCCGCTGGACGAGCCCGTGATAGCGGTGATctgccgcgagctcgttctcggcctcgagtATCTGCACGGCCAAGGCATCATCCACCGCGACATTAAAGCCGCCAacgtcctcctcgcgcgcagcgggCAGGTGAAGCTAGGTACGTGACgcgactgacgcagccgACTTTGGCGTCGCCGCCCAGCTTGTGCACCGCGGATCGCGGCGCAATACActcgtcggcacgccgtacTGGATGGCGCCGGAAGTGATCAAGCAGTCGCActacgacgcgcgcgcggatATCTGGTCGCTCGGCAtcaccgcgctcgagctcgcgacggGGCACCCACCCCTGTCGTCGTACCACccgatgcgcgcgctctTTCTGATTCCCAAGGCGAAcccgccgagcgtcgacaCGAGCGACGGCAAGCACACGGCGCCGTTTGCGCGCTTTGTCGAGCTGTGCCTCGCCAAGCGccccgaggagcgcgcctcggcgcactCGCTGCGCACAACCTCGTTCCTAGAAGACGCCGGGTcgctcgatctcgtcgcgcgcttgctggacggcggcacgccgcccgagcccgcgcccgagcccggcctcgacggccaGGACACCTCGGTGCTCGACACGAGCAGCTTCTCCGAGTGGGCATTTGACGCGTCCACCGAGCCTGGCGCACAGGCGTCCGCGCTCGGGGTCGATGTgagccgcgtcgaggccgtgcccggcgcggcgtccgcgctggtcgacgcgctgcgcaccgacgagcgtctcgcCCCCCCGCCGAGATcagcgagcgtgcggcgccgagcgcgcccacGACCCCCGCGATCGCGGCGACCCCCGCGTCGCCCCACCCCGTCACGCCCAAGACGCCCAAAACGCCTCCCGAGGtgcccgagtcgccgcggcgcacgcctcgcCCCTCGAGCCAGCTCTCGTcgcccacgccgcgcccgcgccccgacgcggcgcacgtcatGGTGCAAaatgcgctcgagcagctcgcgtaCCAGGCCGGCCAGGatgccgcgcaggccgacACACCCACCACGCAGCTCTACCAGCTCCACGGCCTGCTGAGCCAGATGGGGCGGCAGAACCCCGAGTACCTCGAGCAGTTTgtcgacctgctgcgcacgccgcagcgcggcgcggcgcgcgcccgcggcgcactcgcgcctcgccgggctGCTGTACGAGCGGTGGCTCGAAGGCCTGCGCGCCCGGTGGCACGTCCTGGATACCGGTCACGGCCCTACGTAGTGTACATATTATTCACACAGGCGCCCCAGCAGCGCAACGG
The Malassezia japonica chromosome 2, complete sequence genome window above contains:
- a CDS encoding uncharacterized protein (EggNog:ENOG503NV84; COG:T); its protein translation is MDQARRPRRSSAERSEARWAAQRPPPKPFPAHGAPHPWEEYTLVYEAVHVPSAQLVAIKQVHLEATSKDGGTQATQTQDLSEIQREVTSLAQCATCERVTKYYGSFLKRYTLWVVMELMDAGSCLGLLRRVGPLDEPVIAVICRELVLGLEYLHGQGIIHRDIKAANVLLARSGQVKLADFGVAAQLVHRGSRRNTLVGTPYWMAPEVIKQSHYDARADIWSLGITALELATGHPPLSSYHPMRALFLIPKANPPSVDTSDGKHTAPFARFVELCLAKRPEERASAHSLRTTSFLEDAGSLDLVARLLDGGTPPEPAPEPGLDGQDTSVLDTSSFSEWAFDASTEPGAQASALGVDVSRVEAVPGAASALISERAAPSAPTTPAIAATPASPHPVTPKTPKTPPEVPESPRRTPRPSSQLSSPTPRPRPDAAHVMVQNALEQLAYQAGQDAAQADTPTTQLYQLHGLLSQMGRQNPEYLEQFRWLEGLRARWHVLDTGHGPT